One window from the genome of Thalassospira xiamenensis M-5 = DSM 17429 encodes:
- the thrS gene encoding threonine--tRNA ligase, whose amino-acid sequence MIALTLPDGAVREFDGPVSGFDVAKSISPSLAKKSFAIIVNGELRDLSREIDTDAAIEIVTKGHKEVLPLIRHDCAHVMAEAVQELYPDTQVTIGPSIENGFYYDFARKTPFTPDDLIKIEKQMHKIVERNEKIEREVWDRNEAIKFFLDKGENYKAEIIRDLPETETITCYRQGNFIDLCRGPHAPSTGKIGKAFKLMKVAGAYWRGNSDNEMLQRIYGTCWETQEDLDAYLHMLEEAEKRDHRRLGREMDLFHMQEEAQGSVFWHDKGLKLYRKVETYIRERLDAEGYQEVRTPQLVDRILWEKSGHWEKFRENMFTTTPDEDDPEKVLALKPMNCPCHVQIFRMGSKSYRDLPLRMAEFGCCHRNEPSGGLHGIMRVRQFIQDDAHIFCTEDQIVSETKIFCDLLKSVYKDFGFTDILVKFSDRPEVRAGSDEIWDKAEAALREAAEEAGLTLEINPGEGAFYGPKLEFVLRDAIGRDWQCGTLQADFVLPERLDASYMGEDGEKHRPVMLHRAILGSLERFIGILIENYAGRLPLWLSPVHAVICSITNEADSYAEDVKKALRAKGLNVELDLRNEKISYKVREHSHAKIPLILALGKREAEEKTASVRRLGFQHQRTMGIDELAENMATEIRDRVIEADF is encoded by the coding sequence ATCGTGACCAAGGGGCACAAGGAAGTTCTGCCGCTGATCCGGCATGACTGCGCCCATGTCATGGCCGAAGCGGTTCAGGAACTCTATCCGGACACGCAGGTCACGATCGGCCCGTCCATCGAAAACGGTTTCTACTATGACTTTGCCCGCAAGACGCCCTTTACGCCGGACGATCTGATCAAGATCGAAAAGCAGATGCACAAGATCGTCGAGCGGAACGAGAAAATCGAACGCGAAGTATGGGATCGTAACGAAGCGATCAAATTCTTCCTCGACAAGGGCGAAAACTATAAAGCCGAGATCATCCGCGATCTTCCGGAAACCGAAACCATCACCTGCTATCGCCAGGGCAATTTCATTGACCTGTGCCGTGGCCCGCATGCCCCGTCGACCGGCAAGATCGGCAAAGCCTTCAAACTGATGAAGGTTGCCGGTGCCTATTGGCGTGGCAACTCGGATAACGAGATGCTGCAACGTATCTATGGTACCTGCTGGGAAACGCAGGAAGACCTCGATGCCTACCTGCACATGCTTGAGGAAGCCGAAAAGCGTGATCATCGCCGCCTTGGCCGCGAAATGGACCTCTTCCACATGCAGGAAGAAGCACAGGGTTCGGTTTTCTGGCACGACAAGGGCCTGAAGCTGTATCGCAAGGTAGAAACATATATCCGTGAACGTCTTGATGCCGAAGGTTATCAGGAAGTGCGCACACCGCAGCTTGTTGACCGTATCCTTTGGGAAAAATCCGGCCACTGGGAAAAGTTCCGCGAGAACATGTTCACCACAACCCCGGATGAAGACGACCCGGAAAAGGTTCTGGCTCTCAAGCCGATGAACTGCCCGTGCCACGTGCAGATTTTCCGTATGGGCAGCAAATCCTATCGTGATCTTCCGCTGCGTATGGCTGAATTTGGCTGCTGCCACCGTAATGAACCGTCCGGCGGCCTGCATGGCATCATGCGTGTGCGTCAGTTCATTCAGGATGACGCGCATATCTTCTGCACAGAAGACCAGATTGTCTCGGAAACCAAGATTTTCTGTGACCTTCTGAAATCGGTTTACAAGGATTTCGGCTTTACCGACATCCTCGTCAAATTCTCGGACCGTCCGGAAGTCCGTGCCGGTTCTGATGAAATCTGGGACAAGGCAGAAGCCGCCCTTCGCGAAGCCGCCGAAGAAGCTGGTCTGACGCTTGAAATTAACCCGGGCGAAGGCGCGTTCTATGGGCCGAAGCTTGAGTTTGTTCTGCGTGATGCGATTGGTCGTGACTGGCAGTGTGGCACGCTTCAGGCCGACTTCGTACTACCTGAACGCCTTGACGCGTCCTATATGGGCGAAGATGGTGAAAAGCATCGTCCGGTCATGCTGCATCGCGCGATCCTTGGCTCGCTCGAACGCTTCATTGGCATTCTGATCGAAAACTATGCCGGCCGCCTGCCGCTTTGGCTGTCACCTGTTCATGCCGTGATCTGCTCGATCACCAACGAAGCCGATAGCTACGCAGAGGACGTCAAAAAAGCACTTCGGGCCAAAGGTTTGAATGTTGAGCTTGATCTTCGAAATGAGAAGATCAGCTACAAGGTTCGCGAACACAGCCACGCGAAAATCCCGCTGATCCTTGCTCTTGGCAAACGCGAAGCAGAGGAAAAAACAGCTTCGGTCCGTCGCCTCGGTTTTCAGCATCAGAGAACCATGGGGATTGATGAGCTGGCCGAAAACATGGCGACCGAAATCCGTGATCGCGTAATCGAAGCCGATTTCTGA